GCCGGAGGAGCCTGAAGGGGCGGCGTACGGCTGGTTGTCCGGGGTGGGGGGCATGAGGACGGTGTAGTTCATGTAGTCATTGGGCCCACCAGAGGAGGCGGAGGTGAACTCGCCGGAGACGCCCAGGTCGATGTCGTCGTCACGCGAGAGGCTGACGACGCGGCCGCTCGACGTACGCCGCGCGAACTTGATCGGTGATTTCTTAGTCGGCGACGACATTTCTCTCTCTATAGAAGAAGCATCGATGGAGCGCTTTATCTACCTTCTTCGCAAGTCTTCTTTGCATGAGAGTGTTAGAGGAAGGGGTGTCGGATGATGAAATGGGCTGAGCAATGGCGATGAGGGAAATGCGTCGATCACCTGAGTTGTGCAGTGGCGAAGAGGAAATAGCGGGACGTGCAGAAATAGCAATCAGATGAGACACATAGATAGTTAAAACTAATTAGAATTCTCATtctctactatatatatatatatatatatatatatatatatatatatatgacaatttttggaagtcatctcatcttaattaaaaaaaggaaatatcgttttcatttttttaatatattcatgtgataaaacatagtgatttgtaatatttttaaaatttttctttctgACTCCTTAATAAATCCACtacataaaattttttttaacaaattaatcactttttctttttttatatgaatataatTTTGCCATTTTTTTGGATAATAATTGAGACCATTTGCATCATTTTGGAACGATCACTATGTTTGCTACTACAATCTCATTTGTATACAATCTCAAAATCTCCTACCACACATTTCCCAACTATTTTAACATACTAAAAGCCttcaatttttatattatttctgcTCAGAAGCAACCGTTCACCAAAGTTCCGTGAAAACATGCGTTCCCATTTGCACATAAAAGGAACGGAAGCAACAATGCAATATTAAGATAGGGGAAAACACATACCATGATCAAACTTCTGCTGcttttatcattaaaaatattttagctGTTTCCCTTGCAAGAATACGAAACTGAAGACAATGCTGTGGCTCTAGAAAATGGGAACCATGCAAATCAAATTGCTTAAATAAGCCTAGATAAAATAAATGAGGCCAGCATAAACTTACAAAAGTCTTTAATAAATGAAAGACTCATGAACATCATCGGATTCATCACCCACCATTTCATTTCTAAATAGTACTTTGAGGTAAGGAAGGAACTTTGGAAGCATGGGTAGATCTGCGAGGTTGACAGTCATCAAGTCAAAAGCAATACAAGTTCTCTGCATGTCGGCCTCATTGAACACGGGAATTTTTGGATATCTCTGGCTAAAATGGGTCAAGACAACACGAAATGCACCCGCTGATTTGCCAACTCCAACCGCTTCCTTTGTTGTGCTATGGTTCTTTGCAATCGCTTCATCTTCCATGGTGTCCTCAAATGTTGCCTGTAGCAATAGAGTATAATAAGTATCGGGAAAGTAATTCTGTTGAGAAATATGGATATGATAATGACAATAATGGTGACAACAACTGGATTATGATGTAGGATATCCTAAATTCAGAAATATAATCAATAAAAGTAAGTTTTGAGATTGATTATTGGTCACGAAAGATTGATTAAACAAATATGATAACAAGAATCAGTCATGGACCAAAAAAGTAGCGGAGAGTTGTAATTTGTCATGCACAAGTGATAAAAGGCTGCAAACTATCAGGTAACTACATGCATAAAACAGACAAGTTGCTATATGGGCACTGGGCATGAGCACAGATTGTAAAAAGATAAGTTACAAATCTTACATGTGGATTTAGACATAGTGGATAGGCTTCTTGTCATCATAATCGAAGAAGCATATACTTCAAAGAAAGATTGATCATCATGctggaatatattttttctaaatcCTACAAGTCTATGATTTTCGAGCAAACATAAGCACGTAATTTCTACTATTTCTTTATCTAGCAAACATAAGTTGTGTGAAAAAAAATGATGCCCATAAGAAAATCTTTGTCTAGCTACTACTATTTCTTATCGCTGTAATTGCAATTTGCATATTGCAATCTCacaaataatttatttaaatatatgattcttAAAGAATTATGAGCCAAATGACCATAATAATTAAGCAACCAGGAATGCATGTTGTTGACCCACCAAGAGGCGAGCAAGAATATCCATAATCTTTGCATGCTTACCTCATGAATCAGAAGTGTTGCATCACGAGATGCATTTATCAGTGCCTGACAAGGCCTAGTATCACCCGAATAGACAAGCTTCCACCCTGGAATAGTTTTTCCCAAACTATTAGGCCTCTCTGCAGCCTTTAAAACAACACCAAATGCCTGTGGGCAGTGTACAACAGGGACACTGTATAAAAATTCGAGACCTGCTTCGGAGAGCAGTTCCTTCAATCTCATTAAAACTGGCAGAGCAACAGCAGTATCAACTGGACTCCCAGGTCTCTTCCAATAGCTCTGCATTTTACTATGTGGAGCAAATAAACTAGATTCAAAATGACGTGATGCAATATTCTCTGCTTCTGAACCCCCTCTATCTGAATTTTCAGGAAATTGACCTCTAGAATCAAGAGAACCATGAAAATCATCCATCGATGCCTCTAAAGTGTGCCTACAATCCAAGAACTGCATATCAAGAtcctcaagtttagaatatgcatcgAGAAATCTCTTCAATGGTCTTGGCCCAATCACGAGTAAAGGTTTATGGGGAATATCCTTCAGCAACTGACACCGGAGAGCTAGTATTCTGGCTAGGCCAGTATGATGGTCTGCATGGATATGGGAAATCCATATGCACTTCAAACCTTTGACCGCATCATCAGCCCCTTTTATGCCAAATCTGAAATACAAATAGGATAAAACAATCTCCACTCTCAAAAACTATAAAAACAACATTAAATTGCAagcataaaaaattattgaacccACCTTCTTTTCAGCTGTCCTAGAGTTCCTTCACCACAATCAAGAAGTAAACTTCCCCTGGAGAAAAGATTAACAAATATGGAACTGACATTACGGTATTTGGATGGTTGTGATGAACCAGTACCCAGAAGGACTATCTCCATGTCTTCCCTTGATATGTTCTCCAAGCAAGCAGGAATATCATGTTCATCTTTAAGATTATCATTCCATCTATCATTCAAACAAGGAATATCCTCTTCAGATGAATCTCTCCCTTGTTTTTCTGCATGAACATTATTAACAGAAGAACTTGCACTTAACCACGGTTCTTCCACCATGATACAATTGTCATCCTTTTCAGACTTAGATAGTTTAACTTCAGCAGAACTTTGCTGAAACTGGTTGACATTCTTAGAAACATCTGCTATTTCAGGGATTTCAGAGAGAAGGTGTGCAATAACCTCCTCATGATTGAGGGAGTCTGGAATAGCAGACCTGTCCAAACCTAGTTGAGAGTATGGACGCAAATGAAACTgagaaacaaatgaaaaagatatGTTACAATATTATATAATTGATAAAGATTATCTTTCCTGTAATTTATATACTGTAAAATTCTTAAACTTGCTGACAGTGTAAAGAAATGCAAAATCTTAACACTTAAAAGTGGCTGGAAACGCAGAAAATTTAGAGGAAAAAAAAGCACTACATATCTTAAGAACAACAATAATATTCCTCACAAATGCATCATCATATATCACCTATCAAtttttttaagataattaatttaaaaagatACATCCAGAAGTAAGACATATCAATTATCAAGGATACCTAAAATTAGGAACCAACATTCAACAGATATGTGCAAGTGggacaaaaaaaaacataaaaggtCGCTTTAATGGTCTTGGTATCAACACGTGGCTTCAATGCACCTACAATTATCTGATAGCAATCAGAAGCCTTTAGATGCATTTAGCTaacacataaaaaaatataaatgaatgGTGAGGCATCTATTGCAATTTTGCACCTTGCGGAAGATCTATCCAATACAAAAGACTAGACATATATGGGTAGCCAAAGATACCATGGAGTCATAAAAAACAATGACAGCTGATTTCAGCTAGGGAAGTATACTTACcaacaaataaaaatttaatgaGAATGCCATAATCACAACTTTGACATTAGCAACTTAGATTTTCTTGAAAGCATAAAAAGAAACAGAACTGCTAGCAATCAATTAAGATATATTGCAGTATAAACCATAGGAAAAGTAGCATTGTTTCAAGCTaaacaataaatatatatatattgttaaaagTACATAAAGGTCAACTAGGAGTTGTGCCCATGTTACCACTTGCCATTCTTTTGACTTCTTCCTCATCCCTCTTTTTTCACCCAATAGAACTATAGAATTTCCAGTAACTATATAATTATGTATATTGAAAATGTTTGGAAGTCTAACAAATGAAACATGAAGATGAAATCCAAGAAAAACATAGTTGCTGGTTTTTCTCGACTTGTAGTACATCAGAAGGGCTTTTCAATCTCACATGTCCATTTTGCCCAATAGTCAATATGAAAAAGTATTGAATGATGACAAAGATAATGCATTCAATTACAAAGAGAGGACCCATCCAATTGTAAACCATAAACATGCCTATTTAAGGAATTTTCTTTTCCAAGAATTTAGTATACTCTTTAAACAATGACACCAAGAGTCAGAATCTTAAAGACAAGCCAATAGGAAAGATGTTATTCACAACTTCTCTAAATTCTGGTAAAAATAAATCACATCTGATTTCTCCAGAGAAACGTCCTCTTATAAATGCATCTTTATTCTAACAACCAACAGAATCCATATTTTTGGCACTCAATCTAAATTCTAATATATTCTCTGCATGAAAAATCAAGTCCTTAAAATCATTGCTACTGTGCTTCCTCTAGCTTTGCTGATGACCATAAACCAATGTGAAAGTAGTTATTTTTGGATTCAAACGACTTCCCTCCAGATGCTATATATGCAGATTGAGAAATGATAATCTAGGTTGATAATTATTCATAGATGCAAACTACTCCATACCTTAAGAAGATTTTCAGCTTGAATGATTTCACATAGTGTTGAAGAAGAATCCTGGTAATGAAAACCCGCAATTCAAATCTGAAAAAGTTAAAAGTAACGAAAAACTGAAACCTGGGAGGACAATTTGTACTAATATATTCTGAATATACCTCACATAGTTCATTGGATTCCAAAGATAGGTCATTTGTCTGCTGAGAAGACCAACATCCACGAGCTGGAAAGAGTTGAGGGCATAAATAGTTGAGCTGTGATGAAATTCGTGCACTAGATTTCAAGATAGGAATTTCCATATTTCTTCTGTAgaggaataataaaatatttgatagTTAGAACCAAATAAATCCATGCAACCAATTGTTAGCCCTTCAAGTCTAAGATGTTAAGAAATGCAAAATTGGAAAAATAAACGCAAAGCTCACAATTAtctaagaaaatatttgatgtgcaaCTGAAAAGTTCAAACTATGGAGATGCCAATTGAAAAGTGTAAGGCTAGTCACATAGACAACACAGAGTATTTAGTACCAATGATTTCATCATGGCAAAAAATTATGTACAATAATCGGTTTATGCAGCTTAGCTACATCCTGCATCCTCAAATTTGCTTTTAGGATTATAAAAAAAGAGATTGGAGGATGTTATACTGATGCAAGCTATTTACATATCATCAACCCATTGCATATTCTATAATCTATATAATCATTGGTCAGGCATGCATGTCATAAGCCTAACAACCCTGACAAGAAATGGCATCTTTCAAATATTAATGTCATTGTATAGAGGACAATGTCATACATGGAAAGGGACTCAATGGTGCCAATAAcaagatatttcaaatataatatcATGATGTAAATGCCATAAGTTGGCCTCATCAAACTACATAATTAGCTTTGTTGTCAAACTCGTTCCTGGATAAATCTTCGTGTCTAGATATTACTAGCATTGGCtacaaaaaaataaagagaatatTTAAGTTTGTTGTTCATCTATGTCAAGGTAAAATTGAGGACCGGagatgattttttaaaaaaacaatGGAAACTCATAAGTAATTTGCTAATaagatcaaaatcgttgacagttAAGAGAGGGCTTAGTGGTCATTGTTAGAGCCATCAAAATATTGTTCTTGCTCCATTTTTCACCACTAAGTTTACATATTCTCGTAATCATATTGTTCCCAATCATCATATAGCCAGAGGGCACTAAAGCAGGATTAACAACACAGAGAACTGTTTCTTAGTACAACACACTATCTTGTATTAACTATTAAGCCTATTGATGAGTATGTTTGCAAGTGAATGTTCTTAAGAAAAGCTATTCACAAAACCATATCTTACATTTCATGCCCTGCCATGATGTGTTGTGCAGTGCTGAATCTTTTCATCCATTTTTGATAGTCTGCACTTTTTGTCACAATAGCTGGACCCAGGTGAATCACACAATTCACGGTTTTAGTATTCTCTTTTGGCTGATGGTCAGAATCTCTATAGTAACAATTAAGCGATTCTGCTGACAGTAGTTCAGCCATATGAAACTTTGTGGGGCAATCCACCAGAAGTATAATAGGA
This Musa acuminata AAA Group cultivar baxijiao chromosome BXJ1-2, Cavendish_Baxijiao_AAA, whole genome shotgun sequence DNA region includes the following protein-coding sequences:
- the LOC135607141 gene encoding tRNase Z TRZ3, mitochondrial-like isoform X2, yielding MLCSDIAIMDFWNLIDNSACLFLPHFWILFRRFWELGWTHRIHRHQFCCSLISRDSSLMLVRVRLQMEKKGLFLRPAMGLQRFCTEHKIKLSKIDHIFLTRVCSETAGGLPGLLLTLAGIGEEGMSVNIWGPSDLNYLVDAMRSFIPNAAMVHAHSFGVTVNGDGTMLSSSQFGKFRDPITIIDDEVVCISSIPLNPNYSNGSIPKPGDIAVIYACELPEIKGKFDPVKAAALGLKPGPKYRELQLGNSVMSDRLNITVHPSDVLGASSPGPIILLVDCPTKFHMAELLSAESLNCYYRDSDHQPKENTKTVNCVIHLGPAIVTKSADYQKWMKRFSTAQHIMAGHEIRNMEIPILKSSARISSQLNYLCPQLFPARGCWSSQQTNDLSLESNELCEDSSSTLCEIIQAENLLKFHLRPYSQLGLDRSAIPDSLNHEEVIAHLLSEIPEIADVSKNVNQFQQSSAEVKLSKSEKDDNCIMVEEPWLSASSSVNNVHAEKQGRDSSEEDIPCLNDRWNDNLKDEHDIPACLENISREDMEIVLLGTGSSQPSKYRNVSSIFVNLFSRGSLLLDCGEGTLGQLKRRFGIKGADDAVKGLKCIWISHIHADHHTGLARILALRCQLLKDIPHKPLLVIGPRPLKRFLDAYSKLEDLDMQFLDCRHTLEASMDDFHGSLDSRGQFPENSDRGGSEAENIASRHFESSLFAPHSKMQSYWKRPGSPVDTAVALPVLMRLKELLSEAGLEFLYSVPVVHCPQAFGVVLKAAERPNSLGKTIPGWKLVYSGDTRPCQALINASRDATLLIHEATFEDTMEDEAIAKNHSTTKEAVGVGKSAGAFRVVLTHFSQRYPKIPVFNEADMQRTCIAFDLMTVNLADLPMLPKFLPYLKVLFRNEMVGDESDDVHESFIY
- the LOC135607141 gene encoding tRNase Z TRZ3, mitochondrial-like isoform X1, whose amino-acid sequence is MPPPSLRLLFPSSSPLSKSSFLGYSLSRSLFCIPRPPLTPRSPLTALCYSGARRRRPTGGGSGGRKTSGGGGSRGGGVFHQRRRASTLREERDRARAPEMEGKEETLGFNKRRAEGRDKSDKPKALQLKTRKLNPVNTICYVQILGTGMDTQDTSPSVLLFFDKQRFIFNAGEGLQRFCTEHKIKLSKIDHIFLTRVCSETAGGLPGLLLTLAGIGEEGMSVNIWGPSDLNYLVDAMRSFIPNAAMVHAHSFGVTVNGDGTMLSSSQFGKFRDPITIIDDEVVCISSIPLNPNYSNGSIPKPGDIAVIYACELPEIKGKFDPVKAAALGLKPGPKYRELQLGNSVMSDRLNITVHPSDVLGASSPGPIILLVDCPTKFHMAELLSAESLNCYYRDSDHQPKENTKTVNCVIHLGPAIVTKSADYQKWMKRFSTAQHIMAGHEIRNMEIPILKSSARISSQLNYLCPQLFPARGCWSSQQTNDLSLESNELCEDSSSTLCEIIQAENLLKFHLRPYSQLGLDRSAIPDSLNHEEVIAHLLSEIPEIADVSKNVNQFQQSSAEVKLSKSEKDDNCIMVEEPWLSASSSVNNVHAEKQGRDSSEEDIPCLNDRWNDNLKDEHDIPACLENISREDMEIVLLGTGSSQPSKYRNVSSIFVNLFSRGSLLLDCGEGTLGQLKRRFGIKGADDAVKGLKCIWISHIHADHHTGLARILALRCQLLKDIPHKPLLVIGPRPLKRFLDAYSKLEDLDMQFLDCRHTLEASMDDFHGSLDSRGQFPENSDRGGSEAENIASRHFESSLFAPHSKMQSYWKRPGSPVDTAVALPVLMRLKELLSEAGLEFLYSVPVVHCPQAFGVVLKAAERPNSLGKTIPGWKLVYSGDTRPCQALINASRDATLLIHEATFEDTMEDEAIAKNHSTTKEAVGVGKSAGAFRVVLTHFSQRYPKIPVFNEADMQRTCIAFDLMTVNLADLPMLPKFLPYLKVLFRNEMVGDESDDVHESFIY
- the LOC135607141 gene encoding tRNAse Z TRZ4, mitochondrial-like isoform X3; amino-acid sequence: MFRFWELGWTHRIHRHQFCCSLISRDSSLMLVRVRLQMEKKGLFLRPAMGLQRFCTEHKIKLSKIDHIFLTRVCSETAGGLPGLLLTLAGIGEEGMSVNIWGPSDLNYLVDAMRSFIPNAAMVHAHSFGVTVNGDGTMLSSSQFGKFRDPITIIDDEVVCISSIPLNPNYSNGSIPKPGDIAVIYACELPEIKGKFDPVKAAALGLKPGPKYRELQLGNSVMSDRLNITVHPSDVLGASSPGPIILLVDCPTKFHMAELLSAESLNCYYRDSDHQPKENTKTVNCVIHLGPAIVTKSADYQKWMKRFSTAQHIMAGHEIRNMEIPILKSSARISSQLNYLCPQLFPARGCWSSQQTNDLSLESNELCEDSSSTLCEIIQAENLLKFHLRPYSQLGLDRSAIPDSLNHEEVIAHLLSEIPEIADVSKNVNQFQQSSAEVKLSKSEKDDNCIMVEEPWLSASSSVNNVHAEKQGRDSSEEDIPCLNDRWNDNLKDEHDIPACLENISREDMEIVLLGTGSSQPSKYRNVSSIFVNLFSRGSLLLDCGEGTLGQLKRRFGIKGADDAVKGLKCIWISHIHADHHTGLARILALRCQLLKDIPHKPLLVIGPRPLKRFLDAYSKLEDLDMQFLDCRHTLEASMDDFHGSLDSRGQFPENSDRGGSEAENIASRHFESSLFAPHSKMQSYWKRPGSPVDTAVALPVLMRLKELLSEAGLEFLYSVPVVHCPQAFGVVLKAAERPNSLGKTIPGWKLVYSGDTRPCQALINASRDATLLIHEATFEDTMEDEAIAKNHSTTKEAVGVGKSAGAFRVVLTHFSQRYPKIPVFNEADMQRTCIAFDLMTVNLADLPMLPKFLPYLKVLFRNEMVGDESDDVHESFIY